GCACTCCTGTCCTTTCAAGCCTATTAATATACACAACATACTTCATTTTCTTTATCACAGAAGATACAATACCAATAGATTATCTAGATACTCAATAGAtttctctatgtaaaagaataaatggacacaaatcagatgtcaagaattataacattcataaaccagtcggagaacacttcaatctctctggtcacgcaatcacagacatgaaggtcgctatcttacaacaaaaaaacttcaaatccagactccagcgagaaactgctgaattggaattcatttgcaaattggatactattaatttaggcttaaatagagactgggagtggctaagtcattatgcaaggtagcctatttccccttgttttttcctactccccccccagatgttctggttaaacttggatttatgctggaaatggcccaccttgattatcatgcacattgtagggagagtggtcactttggatgagctattaccagcaggagagtgagtttgggggtgaggggggtagaaaacctggatttgtgctggaaatggcccaccttgattatcatgcacattgtagggagagtggtcactttggatgagctattaccagcaggagagtgagtttgtgtgtgtatgggggtgggggggtagaaaacctggatttgtgctggaaatggcccaacttgattatcatacacattgtaaggagagtgatcactttagataagctattaccagcagaagagtggggtgggaggaggtattgtttcatggtctctgtgtatataataaaaagaaaaggagtacttgtggcaccttagagactaaccaatttatttgagcatgagctttcgtgagctacacgctcaaataaattggttagtctctaaggtgccacaagtactccttttctttttgcgaatacagactaacacggctgttactctgaaacctgtgtatataatgtcttctgcagtttccacagtatgcatccaatgaagtgagctgtagctcacaaaagcttatgctcaaataaattggttagtctctaaggtgccacaagtactccttttctttttgcgaatacagactaacacggctgttactctgaaacctgtcaatagatTACTGTTCATGTTAAAATTATGGTAAATGCAATTGTATATAATTTTGGTTATGAAGCTGTGATTAACTCTGAGCTCCCATTTTAGTGTTCTCTGATAATGCCTAGAGCCAAAATGGAAAGAAGTAACTGAATGGAAAGCAGTACTACAAAAAACCTCTATAGTGGGTTTATTAATATAAAGTGAAGAAATTATTATATATTCTTTAACAGCATTCTGTACTGATCTACCACTTGAGAAATCAATACCTTTCACTCTTCAAAGCATACTGAGAATTACTGCAGAAATAAATGATTGCTTTAGTTGTTTTAATCAAGCATTCATTTTCAAGTTGGTAGTGTCATAAGAATTTTAAGATAATGTGCAAAGTATCAAGGATTTGCCTGTATTTCTGTTAaaagaaatcatttaaaatatcaatattGCTTCCCTCTCATTCTACCTAGATAGAAAGAAAAGGATAAAGTGGTGTGCAAGTAAGAATAGAAAGTGAAATAGAAAAATGTTATATTCCCATCAAGGGATTCTGCCATTTGACTAGCTAAGATAATTTCAAATGGcttgtgcccacaattcaaaaacaGTTTCCTTGTATTACATTGCTGATGCCACTGCACATAGAACAATGAACACCTGATAGCAAGTCATGATGAAATGCAACAGCCTCAACTTCATTAGTAACAAATCCTTGCACAACACCCAAACCTAGCAAACACTCCCTGTAGTTTTAATTTATACCTAGATAACCCCAGGTCATTTTCTGTGCCCACTACATTACCAATGAGAGTGAGGTCTCAAATATGGACCATGGCATCATTGCTCTCCTCCAACACATGGGTAAGAGGAGACTGTGCACGTGCACAAGTGAGGCTAAACACTAaggacacaaggtgggtgaggtaacgtcttttattggaccaacttctgttggtgagagtgacaagcttttgaccttacatagagctcttcttcaggtcagagctctgtgtaagctcgaaagcctctctcgctcaccaacagaagttggtccaacaaaagatattactctcacccaccttgtctctctaatgtcctggaaCCTACATGGCTTCAACAATACTGGTAAATAACACGCACATTCCTCTTCACTCTAGGGTATGAAGTCTGAAGTCCCTTATTTACTCACTCTTTTATTCTCAAAACAAAGGGTAAAATTggggtgtggtgtgtgtggaCAATGGGCATTTTTGAGGCGATATGGGCTTAAGTGTGATCCTCTGCGTTCATGAGGCACTTTGCTACTTTACttgggagcggggggtggggggacaagaAGCAGCATCTCATTAGTTGGGGATCATATTCCATGAACTCCCTGTTTTGCTTTTCACCTTTTGTTTTCTTCACCGTGCACCTATGCTGTGCTAGATCAAACCCCAAATGTCTGCTTTGTGTAGGAAGAATTGAGCAGTTATCTACAGAATATTTCTTACCTCTGACCCAATCGTAGGTCAATTTCATGAGGGACTTGAGTAACATTCCTTCACCCTGGAACTTTTCCCAAAATGGGTACATTGATCAGGGAGAAGGGGCTCTTCTAAATATTGCCATGACACAGAAGTGCCAGCACAATAAAGTCTCAGCTATAACAAGAGTATGCACTTGTTAGAAAATCAGTTAACCTCTAGTACAGCAACACTGTCATAATACTGCATCACAAAGTGCAAACCTGTAATCAAAcaaacaagcacacacacacaaaacgcaAATAAATCAACACCCTGTTTTATTTATGTATACAATTTCCTGTCTCTCAAGCCAATACAAAATGTATAGGGCTCACTCCTGTGATGTGAGGAACAGTCCTGTGATTTGCTGAGTGCTCTCAACTCCTGCTaccttcagtggaagttgagggtgctcaTCACCtcacaggaggtgctcagcatttagcaaaggatcaggcccataaagacTGATGCATGACTGTTTATTTCTAATGCCAGAGAGGAAGCAGATCTGAAATCCCTCTTCCCACCATTCCTGTACCCAACCTTCTAGTTAATGGAATTTAACCCCATGCTTTGGGCCTACCAGTCTTGAAGAGTCTCTCTATGATCCCAGTCAAGCAGGACTCAGTCAGGGGTGTTTGCATATCCATAGTCCATACTGAGATAATGAAACATAtatgtacagacacacacacatatatacacatacagtgAGAGAGGTACAAAGTTAACGTCACTAAATATATGGATAACAATATTGGTTGATACTGATAGCTGAATATGAACATATTGATTACCTTGGTACGCTACTTTTTTCAAAAGTGAGCATCCTTATAGACATCCTATTCTCTACTCTGCTCTCATGTATGATCTCAAATGCTGCAGAACTTATGCAGTATATTTCTAATACATCAGATGACATCGTTGGAAGTGCGTTGACAACATTTTAGTACAAATGtacatttccttttttcctcaTAGATGACTGTATATAAGCTAACATGTGTATCTGTCATTTTCTGTTTATAACATCTCTTCAGAATTAaccattctaattttttttcaaacaactTCTGTGGTTTTTATCTGATTATCACCTCATTTCTGATAGTCTAATTAAGTCTTTGTCATTTGGATAAAAAGACTGTAGGTTTTTTTGACAAGCAGCATATTAGATACGTATACGGCCCCTTTTACCATGCTATCTGAGTGTCTCACAGTCTTCCATGTATTATCCCCAGAGCACCCTGTGGTAACACAactgtcctcattttacagatagggaactgataCACAGAATGCTAAGAGACTAGCACAAgttcacacagaaagtctgtagtAGAACAGGGAATTGACCCTGATTCTCTTAAATCCCAGACTAGCACCCGCACCATGGGCCCATCCTTCCTCGCTCTGCTGGTTAAGATCTATTCACCATGTTCTAAGGAGGATACTGTGCATTTTGATGTGGTTCTCCCATTTTGGGTCTTAACCTCTGTTTGTGGGATCCATGTTCTTTGATTTGAACATGTGGGAGAGGTGCAGATCTTCTCCTGGTCTGTTGGTAAAGGTTATCCCTATCTATTTCTTGGCGATGGTTCTTTGCTTTTGAGATGGTGAAGCAGTCACTGCTCAGAATATTGGTAGTTATTGCACTGCTGTGATGTTTTTTGATTGCTCATTGTTTTAATAGTTCTTCAATAACTGAGTTTGTACTCCTTTTATTGCAGTAGCTGGTATGTTATCACTGCCTGCAGTCCATTCTATGCTGTTAGCATAGTTTGATAGCCATAGTTGGCACCAGTCTCTCAGATATTTAAGGACATAACCATATTCTGGCTTACGATACTGAAGCATTGCAATCTCTCTGTCAGTGACAAATTGCAGGTACACCATAGTTAGGATCAGTCATCTGAAACATGGAGAATAATTCCTACTTCACAGGCTGTGGTGAGGCTTATTCCCTTCATATTGCTAAAGTGCTCAGAAATCCTTGGATGGAAGACCTATAGAAGTTGAAAGAATAATCTTCACACTTTCCTCACCATTGTGTGTATAATATTTATTCATTAATTGTTATTTCCTGTTTACTTTTTGAAAAGTGGTTGTTCAGTAGATGAGTTAGAAAGACACTATGCCAAATACAAGTGTAATTCTATTACAATACTAATCATCAACTTGAACTCACATAATTTATTCACTATGTCATATGACTCACATCAACCTCTCTTTCCTtcatatgggccagatcctgagcctTGCTATGGCCATTGGGTGCCAGCTCACCACCACACAGTGTCCATAAAGCCGACACATCCAACTTCTGGAGGATTCTTCCACAGTGAGGAAATTCCTAGCTGGTGTGGGGCCACTATAGCACCTCCTATGCTATCCTCTGACTTTAATGTATGAACATAGAAGGCATGTCTCAAGTAAAAGGGCCAGTTCTGGATCTTTGATTCAGCCCCTAGTGCAGGCATAGTCAATAGGTGGATTGTGGGCCAAAGCGGGATTTTGAACATACCATAAAATCCTTTTATTTACTtcttcttattaattattattattattatattattttatcttgagtctggaccttgactgagaaatttggaccttgacaaaaaataattgatcacCCCTCCCCTAAAGTAGGCCCCCTTCCAACTGTCCCCAAGGGACTTCCTGCTAGCTGGGGATAGGCAGAGCGCAGCATGCTCCAGACACATCCCTTCCTTACTGCTCCTTGCCCCAACATGCTCTCTGTGTTGGGGCTCTAGTTGGAGTAGCAGCAGggactccctgctgctggaggactCCCCAGCTGATGAGATGTGGGTGGTTTCCTAAGCAGTACAACAGGCACAGGGCATGGGAgggaatctggcccagtatgttgagtttttttctcttctgtagaTGTAGTGGGTAGCGCCTCACTTTGAGTATTTAGCACATTTTGAAGGCCTCAGACTTTTGAGTCTTTGCATATTAAGTGCTATGCACATATCTGGTTTATAGGGATTCTGCTATCACAATCTAAGGAACTAgcttttacatttcagtgttgTTGGCACTGTACAACTGATGCATCATCCTCTTATTTCTTACAGCTCCTAGATTTTGAAACCAAAAAGTCCTACAGCCTGAAGGTAGAGGCAGCCAATGTACATATTGATCCTAAGTTCATCAGCAATGGACCATTCAAGGATACTGTAACTGTAAAGGTAGCAGTTGAGGATGCTGATGAGCCACCCATATTTTTAGCACCAAGTTATATTCTTGAAGTACAAGAGAACGCGGCAGCTGGTGCTGTTGTTGGGAGAGTACATGCCAAAGACCCTGATGCTGCAAATAATGCTATAAGGTACACTTTATTAATATAGTCCTATTGTTTATATGGAGATAAACAAGGTAACTTTTTAGTTAATATGATGTAATGGTACCTAgtcaattattttcttttatttgcatGTATCTTTTCATAGCTATTCATTTTGCACATTTTCTCATGTTTAGGACATATTTAATGTACAATTTGTTATAGCTATGTCTGTCTGCATACCAACTCACATTGGTCACTATTTACAAGGTATATTTACTGCAATATTATCAAAGACATAAATTTTTCAATAAAGTTAGAACAGAAATAGTGTGGTTACTATTGTCaactgttaacttttttgacaaCCACTATGTGTCTTTgcatatatgtacacacacatacacatatatacacatacagtgAGAGAGGTATAAAGTAGCATTTGCTGTGTGTTTTTTCTGGTGTCATCTTGCTACTATTAACTAAGATATGAAGctatttaaaatgctttgttgTCATAACATATGCTCCAAATAGTTGCAAAGTGGAGGTCTGAAAGCCATAGTAAAACAGATTGTTGTATAAGAATAAAGAGACGTTTAGTAAAGcaattaataattttaaataatctaGGAAATGATAAATTCTATAATGCTCTAAGTGttctgaaaattaaaagaaataaatatggaACAGGTGGAAAATATAAATATCCCCATACAAATTACAGGAATTTAGACACTTTTCAAAGGTTATCATTTAAGGTCTTCAAAGAATAGATGCTTTTATTATCTATACTATATAAGAACTTGAGAATGCAAAATGCCTCTGCTACATAGATATTAATAAATAATGGAAATATATTTCCATTAAAAAGTTGCTTGATAAATTCCATCAATATGTCCATCTTGCAAACATGCTACTGAAAAACTATATTAACATAATATGAAAATATACCATTGAACAAACACTGAAACATCAGGCTGCAAAGTAATTCTTTTGTCTAATACCCAATTTTCATCTCCTTCAAGGTATTCAATTGATCGTCACACTGACCTTGAAAGATATTTTAGTATCAATCTAGAAGATGGTTACATTAAGACCATAAAAACTCTGGATAGGGAAGAAATTGCTTGGCATAACATCTCTGTCTGTGCAAATGAAGTCCGTAAGTATTCCTCAGAGGATTTCAACTCGGTGATATAAATACTATACTCCTCACATTGTTTATGTGGGGTATAACAGCTGGAATAATAAAAAACAGGAATAATTTGTTTttggttgtttctttttttaactttaataaaaatattacagcttTGTTTTgtctccattttgttttgtttttcacttatTCTTATAGACAAAGAATATCAGAAAGTCAAAGTTCCTGTAGCAATTAAGGTCCTTGATGTCAATGACAATGCTCCAAAATTTGCATCAACCTATGAAGCATTTATTTGTGAAAATGCTCAGAGCAACCAGGTATCCTCTGTTTGTTACATTCCCCTGATAGGGGAAGTTCTTTATTCCTGGGTTGGAGCTCAGTTTTGTATGGAAGTTGGAAGCTGGGTTGCTATTTTTAAGTTTGGGCAAAGGTGCCTAGGGCAACTAGAGAGGCACTTCTTTGTATTTGAcatcaaaattgaaataaattaatGTGTGGGTGCacgcatatacacacacactacatTTCAAGGTTTGAGTTTTGGCTGGCCATGGCCACAGGTGTATACCAGCAAACTTACAGTAGAAGCAAGGGTAGAAGTTAGTTTTTGCAATCATGGGCACACGTCAAATATTGGAGAGACACTCTGTCTTCTATGACAGGAAGCATAGAGTGGTGCTTACAAGGTGTAGCCCACAAATGTATCCATTCATACCCTGTGTATGTATTATCCTAGTGCAGATTATTTCTACTGCTAGGAGTAGCTTGTGCAAAGGATTACCTCAAATTAGGAGTATCAGTTATTTTATTAACACTACTTTTGTTGTCTATATGTTTCCAgtttgggggagggtgggagaatGAGGTTATGCTGTTTCCTCAGACCTGCCCACATTTGAGctcaatatatatgtatatatatgtgtgtttatgtatatatatatatatatatatatatatatataaacatttgcATTGACTAAATATAGTAACAGAAATAGTTGTCTGTTTGAGCTTTATACCCATTGTATATTTATGAGAATAAatgatgtttttttctttcttttccctttggctCTCAAAATTAACAATATtgaaaaaaaacatatttgaatGCAATATATTATGTACCAAACAAAGGCATATTTGTTTACAAGCTACCTTTCTTTTACAGCCATTTATTACAATTACTGCTGATGACAAGGATGATGCAGCCAATGGACCAAGATTTATCTTCAGTTTGCCACCTGAAATTGTTCACAATCCAAATTTTACGCTCAGAGACAACAGAGGTTTGTATCAAGGTTCGCCATATATTAGTGTTCAGAGCAGCGAAAGTAGAAAACATAAGGGTATTATAATTTTATAGAGCAGTATTTTCATTAACTGTGACTGACTGCTTTTGAGAGTTTTGcaaaaaaagcagaaaatataACTGATAGAGACATTCTTTGGAATAATTTAGTGCATGTTCACTGGCCTTCAGATTCATAAACATATTTTGTAAAATTACATGATACTTTATATGATAAATGCATTGGCATTACAGCCACAAGAACAAGCAATAAACAGAAGATTCACAATTCTACTTAGTTAAAGGTAATAGGTAGTCCACAACTTTAGGAATTCACTGTGACCCATACTGGGCTCGGCATGGGCCCTAGGTTCAGTTGTGGGGGAGGGTATGGGTTGATGTTTTGGATTCAGTTGTGTTTGTCAATTTGTGGATGTCTTGGGCTTTAAATATGAGTAAAAACCCTGCCACTGCAAGcttgtctggggggaggggagtgcagaTCCAGTTTTTCAGTCTGATTCATTATCTAGATGAGGACCAGTCACAAAATCCAGCTTCTACTTCCAACCTCCAATGCACAAAATGTGGGATGTTTTTGTATCCACATTAGCCACAATAAGATGAGAGAAATCCTGAGGAGCCAGATATTAGTAACCTATTCTTTCCACAATCCCACATAATCTCCCAGTGTGACACCATCAGTCCTGGACTAGCAATGTGACCCCTAACAAACACTCCATGGGAAGGTtgtggaaggaggggagagagaaacagaacaaAGGCACATCCAGTCTCTATAAATATCTCTATGCTAATTGCTTAATTGCAATAGTGCACAGAGCATAATACATTTGTAATAATAAGTATTTAGCAAATTCATTTTAACATGGTAATTTCCTTGTAAAAGCAAAATTGTTCAAACTTACAGGAAACTGTTTATTAAAAATGAGCTTTAATACTTGAGAAGAAACTTGCTTGTTtcccaaattctgatctcaattgCACTGATTAAATGATGAAGTGAGCAGAATTACTCCAGATTGACATCAGGATAAAAGAGAACAGAGTCTGATTACTTACATCCAACATGAACTTTTTATCTCAAATGTTATAATATTTACAAAACTTCCTGTATTATTTTGGCATGATTTCTTCCTTTCTGAACACTGAATAAAAAGATGAGTACTATCAGAACTCCCTGGCCAAATTTctgatgcattttttttaaagtaatatgaATATCTACATCTAGGTTCCTCAACATAGCAATTGTAAACTCAAATGAAGTGGGTAAAGGACCCCATAGAAAGTTGTATTtactttcctttatttaaaaaaggcaagaaaaaaaagAGCATACAATTAGTTTGAagcatatattttaaagaaaaaataagtaaatcaataaaaagaaaatgaaaatgtgctCTTTTCCTTCTAGGCTATGTTTCACCATGAAAGATATTTTAGGGGCAGTATATCAACCAAGGCTAGAGTGCATAGAAAGATAATGAATTAGCCTTTCACCTTGGGAGACCAAGCTTCAAACTAAGATTAGTAGTGAATTTGGTAATATCAGCTAAATCTCTAATGGATATTAGTGTGTATCAGAAACCCACCACACAGTTTGGCACCATTTGGTATAACTTGCAGTCTATTCAAGAGAGGTTCAGGACTAATATTGCAGGGGCATCCCATGTCAGAGATACATTGAAACAGCTTCAGGAGGAAGTTAGCATAGTCTCTGGTTTGAGCCAGTTCTATTAGTCCTTCATTTCTACAAGCATCAAagtaatctttctttctttcctttttttttcccttttaatgaAAAAGTTATCCCAGATAAATAagggttttataatggaaatgcagaTAGTCCACTGAATACTGTACCTTTATATGACACCACTGCAATACATTATTTCAACAAGACAATGATGTTTTAGGTCACTTGAATCTCTGTCCATATACTTCTATTTTAGAAAGGATACATAGTATAATGAAATCCTTCCTTCATTTTACTTTTTCATACTTTACTGTCTCTCCATCATTTTCATACATTCCTTAATTTATTCATGTAAATTTTATAAGACAAATTGAACAGAATGGTTAATTTAACTCTTTTCTGATTAAAAAAGGTGAAGGTAGAGATGAaagtgaaaaactgaaaattgtACTTCTGGATAGTAAACCTTTTCAGAGTGTGTTACAATTTGCAA
This genomic stretch from Lepidochelys kempii isolate rLepKem1 chromosome 12, rLepKem1.hap2, whole genome shotgun sequence harbors:
- the CDH11 gene encoding cadherin-11 isoform X2 — its product is MSYDSHQPLFPSYGPDPEPCYGHWVPAHHHTVSIKPTHPTSGGFFHSEEIPSWCGATIAPPMLSSDFNLLDFETKKSYSLKVEAANVHIDPKFISNGPFKDTVTVKVAVEDADEPPIFLAPSYILEVQENAAAGAVVGRVHAKDPDAANNAIRYSIDRHTDLERYFSINLEDGYIKTIKTLDREEIAWHNISVCANEVHKEYQKVKVPVAIKVLDVNDNAPKFASTYEAFICENAQSNQPFITITADDKDDAANGPRFIFSLPPEIVHNPNFTLRDNRDNTVSILVRRGGFSRQKQDLYLLPIVISDGGIPPMSSTNTLTIRVCGCDSNGSLLSCNAEAYILNAGLSTGALIAILACIVILLVIVVLFVTLKRQKKEPLIVFEEEDVRENIITYDDEGGGEEDTEAFDIATLQNPDGINGFIPRKDIKPEYQYMPRPGLRPAPNSVDVDDFINTRIQEADNDPTAPPYDSIQIYGYEGRGSVAGSLSSLESATTDSDLDYDYLQNWGPRFKKLADLYGSKDTFDDDS